One Phocaeicola dorei genomic region harbors:
- a CDS encoding lysine exporter LysO family protein, whose translation MKGSLIIVGFFVLGALCGVYHLIPYDFTQSKLSFYALCALMFSVGVSVGNDPQTLRNFRSLNPRLIFLPVMTILGTLAGCAVVSLFLSHRSVTDCMAVGAGFGYYSLSSIFITEYKGPELGTIALLSNITREIITLLFAPLLVRWFGNLAPISAGGATTMDTTLPIITRYSGQSFVVVSIFHGFVVDFSVPFLVTLFCSI comes from the coding sequence ATGAAAGGAAGTTTGATTATCGTCGGATTCTTTGTACTAGGAGCTCTTTGTGGGGTATATCACCTTATTCCATACGACTTTACACAAAGTAAGCTAAGTTTCTACGCATTGTGTGCGTTAATGTTCAGTGTAGGAGTCAGTGTAGGTAATGATCCGCAGACCTTACGTAATTTCCGGTCATTAAATCCTCGCCTGATCTTTCTACCGGTCATGACCATATTGGGAACATTGGCAGGATGCGCAGTGGTCAGTCTGTTTCTCTCGCATCGCTCAGTAACAGATTGTATGGCAGTAGGTGCCGGTTTCGGCTATTACTCTCTATCCAGTATCTTTATTACAGAATATAAAGGTCCGGAGTTGGGAACCATTGCATTATTATCCAATATCACACGTGAGATTATCACTTTGCTTTTTGCCCCGTTGCTAGTACGTTGGTTTGGTAACCTGGCCCCTATTTCGGCTGGAGGAGCCACTACGATGGATACAACATTACCCATCATCACCCGCTATTCCGGTCAAAGCTTCGTAGTGGTTTCTATATTTCACGGCTTTGTAGTGGACTTCAGCGTACCTTTTCTTGTGACTCTTTTCTGTTCTATTTAA
- a CDS encoding LysO family transporter encodes MFTIIGLMLTGMLLGFLLRKQKLSGIHKVITVLIWLLLFLLGIDVGGNQKIINGLHTIGLEAIVITLAAVLGSVTAAWALWYVLYKRNKEGQV; translated from the coding sequence ATGTTTACAATTATTGGATTAATGCTCACGGGGATGCTCCTCGGCTTCCTGCTTCGCAAGCAGAAGCTTTCAGGAATACACAAAGTCATCACCGTTCTTATTTGGTTGCTACTCTTTTTATTGGGTATAGATGTAGGCGGTAATCAGAAAATTATCAATGGTCTGCACACTATAGGGTTGGAAGCCATTGTCATCACCTTGGCAGCAGTGCTGGGCAGTGTTACGGCAGCATGGGCTTTATGGTATGTACTTTACAAAAGAAATAAGGAGGGACAAGTATGA
- a CDS encoding RagB/SusD family nutrient uptake outer membrane protein has protein sequence MKKLLYIASICIASLFSACDDYLTVESPDQLTSSSFWRNQSDAEAGLAAAYSQLYLMTYSGDMWSFPEIKWPVEAYREDIIQLGSDALNYPNWVELGNYTYTNGNSQFSYYWQCYYKGISFANQVIEKTAEIPDENIDAATREQLVNEGYFIRAYYHMQLLLNWKEIIVRDKYITDPAELSKPLSSREDAWNFIIEDLKRATSLPATRDADNVGRATSGSAYAYLGFAYLTRAYEEAANKDSYLASAIEAFNQVKGYELVNNFSTMFSGDNKNSKESIFEIQFSMSSANGATYRTQFHRWIGVSELGGWDEILPSQTLISEFKKEGETATTGRYDSRMYATLFFNCDYYNDGNGRVYGYDYNDWFDNKERVAFRKFMPSTYEGLNQNYSAINVPLMRYANVLLMKAEALNEQGHPEQAIPLINEVRSVHGDMPPMTGTSQEAVRAQIEHERMIEFPLENYRWYDLRRWGKLSSALQAAGRTGFNEDKNSFYPTPLTELNANDALK, from the coding sequence ATGAAGAAACTATTATACATAGCAAGTATCTGCATTGCAAGTTTATTTAGCGCTTGTGACGATTATCTCACGGTAGAATCTCCTGACCAGTTGACATCAAGCAGTTTTTGGCGTAACCAGTCTGATGCTGAAGCCGGACTTGCCGCCGCATACTCCCAACTTTACCTGATGACTTATTCGGGTGACATGTGGTCTTTCCCGGAAATCAAATGGCCGGTAGAAGCCTATCGTGAAGATATTATCCAATTAGGAAGCGATGCTCTGAATTACCCGAACTGGGTGGAATTAGGCAACTATACCTACACCAATGGTAACTCTCAGTTCAGTTATTACTGGCAATGCTACTATAAAGGCATCAGTTTTGCTAATCAGGTAATTGAAAAAACCGCAGAAATACCCGATGAGAATATAGACGCAGCAACACGCGAACAATTGGTCAATGAAGGCTACTTTATCCGCGCTTATTACCACATGCAACTTTTATTGAACTGGAAAGAAATCATAGTTCGTGATAAATATATCACTGACCCGGCTGAATTAAGCAAGCCCCTTTCTTCCCGTGAGGATGCATGGAATTTCATCATTGAAGACTTGAAACGTGCAACCAGTCTGCCTGCAACACGTGACGCTGATAATGTAGGCCGTGCCACAAGCGGTTCAGCTTATGCATATCTTGGTTTTGCCTATCTGACACGCGCCTATGAAGAGGCAGCCAACAAAGACTCTTATCTGGCCAGTGCTATAGAAGCATTCAACCAAGTAAAAGGATATGAACTGGTTAATAATTTCAGCACTATGTTCAGCGGGGATAATAAGAACAGTAAAGAATCGATTTTTGAAATTCAATTCTCTATGAGTTCTGCAAACGGAGCTACTTATCGTACTCAGTTCCATCGATGGATCGGTGTTTCCGAACTTGGGGGATGGGATGAGATTCTTCCCAGTCAAACATTGATTAGTGAATTCAAAAAAGAAGGGGAAACGGCTACTACAGGACGTTATGACTCGCGTATGTATGCAACATTATTTTTTAATTGTGACTATTATAACGATGGTAACGGACGTGTCTATGGCTACGACTATAATGACTGGTTCGACAACAAAGAACGCGTAGCCTTCCGTAAATTCATGCCCTCGACCTATGAAGGTTTAAACCAAAACTATTCTGCGATCAATGTTCCTTTAATGCGTTATGCCAACGTACTGTTAATGAAAGCCGAAGCATTGAATGAACAGGGACATCCCGAACAAGCTATTCCTTTAATCAATGAAGTAAGAAGCGTTCACGGGGATATGCCACCCATGACAGGTACTTCTCAAGAAGCAGTCCGCGCGCAAATTGAACACGAGCGCATGATTGAATTCCCTCTTGAGAACTATCGTTGGTATGATCTCCGCCGTTGGGGCAAACTGTCCTCAGCCCTGCAAGCTGCCGGAAGAACAGGCTTCAATGAAGACAAAAACTCATTCTACCCCACTCCTCTTACAGAGCTGAATGCTAATGATGCCTTAAAATAA
- a CDS encoding SusC/RagA family TonB-linked outer membrane protein — MSKKNYFKERIILLILLFAFMTPFGALAQTIQLTGLVTDAANEPIIGASVVEKGTTNGVITDFDGNFALSVSPKATIIISYVGYATQEVPVNGKTNIRVTLKEDTEMLDEVVVVGYGTMKKSDMTGAISSVDVDDLVKRTTTNPAEALQGKIAGVNIMKAGGNAGAGVQVKIRGVKTFGDNQPLYIIDGFPGDIENVNPQDIQSMEVLKDGAAAAIYGSVAANGVIIVTTKNGKKGDMKIDFSTYVSFTSVAKKLELLNAEEYKSVHKQMYQNYMNQYPNDTEVTMPAFVNKNTGIDTDWQDAMLRSGVSQNYMFSIRGGSENAQYSLSYNHADEKGIFLGNNYRQDNARLKLHMNKYIFDIDANIAFKFTDSKQPEYSIKEMYMISPLVPIYDDTREYGFGLSDFDDLPSNRNVMADQHYEKSTDKKYHTTANVALTMNFTPWLNFKTSYAYRGEHQRQTYHTPAYVADPKAKRDYPYHSETTGYWEEHVWENVLSFNKTFGKHNVNAMAGTSMTARKYTWNSVGVEGKTTVYKVEDGKLVTSETPGGFLDPSFSTVGAGAGGTFDGSGTKWKYNRASFFGRLNYNYNDRYLVQATVRYDGSSKFGKDNRWGCFPSVALGWRISQEEFFPKDIALNNLKFRVSWGRLGNENALGYYDFLALISTYNEMYQGYVKGNGDNAWAGSIARGLENRSLKWETTDTKNIGFDFDFFNSKLTGTLNYYYNQTEDLLITKVLPPSAGMTNPTLNVGKIRNTGFEFELNWGDAIKDFDYNIGFNMSTTKNKVVELSDADQVLQGEGLKYGTEHFPTETRVGKPIGAFYLYRTDGIFQSMDEVNAHVNKDGQLLQPNAQPGDIRFKDLDGNGSIDAGDKEYCGSGIPTLEANLNLSFGYKGFDLSIVLGSAWNFKLYNGNKYFYEGMNSKSNMLKSTLNAWTPDNRNTDVPRAVYQDPNGNMKESDRFLENGDFVRLRQAQLGYTLPKSLMQKFYIEKLRFYVSGENLFTITGYDGIDPEFSRASVLNTGVDKLIYPFTRSFTVGAQLTF, encoded by the coding sequence ATGAGTAAAAAGAATTATTTCAAGGAAAGAATCATACTATTGATTCTACTCTTTGCTTTTATGACTCCTTTCGGTGCATTAGCACAGACGATTCAACTGACTGGTCTGGTTACTGATGCTGCCAACGAACCTATTATTGGTGCCAGTGTAGTAGAGAAGGGTACAACCAACGGGGTCATCACAGACTTTGACGGTAACTTTGCATTAAGCGTATCCCCCAAAGCCACTATTATTATTTCTTATGTGGGCTATGCAACACAAGAAGTCCCTGTAAACGGAAAGACAAACATCCGGGTGACTTTGAAAGAAGATACTGAGATGCTGGATGAAGTTGTAGTAGTGGGCTATGGTACCATGAAGAAAAGTGATATGACCGGTGCTATTTCCTCAGTAGATGTAGACGATTTGGTAAAGCGCACCACAACCAACCCTGCAGAAGCATTGCAAGGTAAGATTGCAGGTGTAAACATTATGAAGGCTGGTGGTAATGCCGGTGCAGGTGTGCAGGTTAAAATCCGTGGTGTCAAAACGTTTGGTGATAACCAACCTCTTTATATCATTGATGGTTTTCCCGGTGATATTGAAAATGTGAATCCGCAAGATATTCAGTCAATGGAAGTACTGAAGGATGGTGCAGCCGCTGCTATCTATGGTTCGGTTGCTGCAAATGGTGTCATTATCGTAACTACCAAAAACGGTAAAAAAGGTGACATGAAAATTGATTTCAGTACTTATGTAAGCTTTACAAGCGTAGCAAAAAAGCTGGAACTGCTAAATGCCGAAGAATACAAAAGTGTTCATAAACAAATGTATCAGAACTATATGAACCAGTATCCCAATGATACAGAGGTTACTATGCCTGCATTTGTAAATAAAAACACAGGAATAGATACAGACTGGCAAGATGCCATGCTAAGGAGTGGTGTTTCACAAAACTATATGTTTAGTATCCGTGGCGGTTCCGAAAACGCCCAGTATTCACTCTCCTACAATCATGCCGACGAAAAAGGAATTTTTCTAGGTAACAACTATCGCCAAGACAATGCCCGTCTGAAACTCCATATGAATAAATATATCTTTGATATAGATGCAAATATCGCTTTCAAATTTACAGATAGCAAACAACCGGAATATTCCATTAAAGAAATGTACATGATTTCTCCGCTTGTTCCTATCTATGATGATACAAGAGAGTATGGCTTCGGCTTAAGTGACTTTGATGACCTGCCCAGTAACCGTAATGTTATGGCTGACCAGCATTATGAAAAATCTACAGACAAAAAATATCATACCACAGCCAATGTTGCCTTGACTATGAACTTCACCCCATGGCTGAATTTCAAGACAAGCTATGCATACAGAGGTGAACACCAGCGTCAGACTTATCATACTCCGGCTTATGTTGCCGACCCAAAAGCCAAACGTGACTATCCTTATCATAGCGAAACCACAGGATACTGGGAAGAACATGTATGGGAAAATGTATTAAGTTTTAATAAGACATTTGGAAAACACAACGTCAATGCAATGGCAGGTACTTCCATGACTGCTCGCAAATATACATGGAATTCTGTTGGGGTAGAAGGTAAAACCACTGTTTATAAAGTAGAAGACGGAAAATTGGTAACCAGTGAAACTCCGGGCGGATTTCTTGATCCATCTTTCTCAACTGTAGGTGCAGGAGCAGGTGGCACATTTGATGGTAGCGGAACAAAATGGAAATATAACCGCGCTTCTTTCTTCGGCCGACTGAACTATAATTATAATGACCGCTATCTGGTACAGGCAACTGTACGTTATGACGGTTCATCCAAGTTTGGTAAAGACAACCGTTGGGGCTGCTTTCCGTCAGTGGCATTAGGCTGGAGAATCAGTCAGGAAGAATTCTTCCCGAAAGACATTGCACTGAACAATTTGAAATTTCGTGTCAGTTGGGGACGTTTGGGTAATGAAAATGCTTTGGGATATTATGACTTCCTTGCGCTGATTAGTACATACAATGAAATGTATCAAGGATACGTGAAAGGCAACGGTGATAACGCATGGGCAGGAAGTATCGCTCGCGGATTGGAAAACCGTTCTTTGAAATGGGAAACAACGGATACCAAAAATATTGGTTTCGACTTCGACTTCTTTAACAGCAAATTAACCGGTACATTAAACTACTACTATAACCAAACAGAAGACCTGTTGATAACAAAAGTTTTACCTCCTTCAGCAGGTATGACTAATCCCACCCTGAATGTCGGAAAGATACGCAATACCGGTTTCGAATTTGAATTAAACTGGGGAGATGCTATAAAAGACTTTGATTACAATATCGGTTTCAATATGAGCACCACCAAAAATAAGGTGGTTGAATTGTCAGATGCAGACCAAGTTCTTCAGGGCGAAGGATTGAAATATGGAACGGAGCATTTCCCGACAGAAACCAGAGTAGGCAAACCTATCGGTGCATTCTATCTTTATAGAACAGACGGTATCTTCCAAAGTATGGATGAAGTAAATGCCCATGTAAACAAGGATGGACAATTATTACAGCCTAATGCCCAACCAGGTGATATCCGTTTTAAAGATTTAGATGGTAATGGAAGCATAGACGCCGGTGACAAAGAATACTGTGGCTCAGGTATCCCGACATTGGAAGCGAACTTAAACCTGTCATTCGGCTATAAAGGATTTGACCTTTCAATCGTACTTGGCAGCGCATGGAACTTCAAATTGTATAATGGAAACAAATATTTCTATGAAGGAATGAATTCTAAATCAAATATGCTAAAGTCTACATTGAATGCATGGACTCCTGACAATAGAAATACGGATGTTCCCCGCGCGGTATATCAAGATCCGAACGGCAACATGAAAGAATCAGACAGATTCCTTGAAAATGGTGATTTTGTCCGTTTGCGTCAGGCACAGTTAGGTTATACTTTACCCAAATCGCTCATGCAGAAATTCTATATTGAGAAACTGCGTTTCTATGTAAGTGGTGAAAACTTGTTCACTATCACAGGCTATGATGGTATAGATCCTGAATTCTCTCGCGCCAGTGTGTTGAATACCGGGGTTGATAAATTGATTTATCCGTTTACCCGTTCATTCACCGTTGGAGCTCAACTTACATTCTAA
- a CDS encoding tetratricopeptide repeat protein: protein MKNNLPIYILLCLLNLSWVHARNRQQEAETLIKKSVDALYNNPKQASYYAAKVIELFPEERQNNQKAEAMFYYSQAEKLLGNFDVSIKNLYDALEYATPTNKELNGQIYALIGALYCKLTDYNKAIEMSEKAISIFKSIGDSISIALCYNDRGIIHYSMNEFKTAEQFLKQALTINRSQKNLRGISANLNNLCLYEGDFNEKLSLINEAIVINKNLNSQWSLGENYNNMGKQYFYAKQYNNALMALQKAYEVASSISAKELICDNYEYLSWVYDALGDHKNAYKCLMQLYTLSKELQSGSKLRIVEQEISHKQYQNQQRKAELREQAYKIELLKRNLFVLVIIFISLIVLSIFLYQWYKRKKNMQLMVTRYNLEQSEHELAELKVRQQELELKSVQSALDNSRQEATSFAVFLHSRNELLEKIREMIKQGYKMDQQALIPHLKKVNAFISQYQNGDKTNSTLLMNVEEKNQEFLQRLSERHPNLTQGEKYLATLLRVNLSTKEISMLTGNVPKTINMNRYRLRKSLNLSSEDDLTDYLQNI, encoded by the coding sequence ATGAAAAACAACCTACCTATATATATCCTCCTTTGCCTGTTGAACCTTTCATGGGTTCATGCCCGTAATAGGCAACAAGAAGCCGAGACACTGATTAAAAAGTCGGTTGATGCCTTATACAATAATCCGAAGCAGGCTAGTTACTATGCTGCCAAGGTAATTGAATTATTTCCTGAAGAAAGGCAAAATAATCAAAAAGCTGAAGCAATGTTCTATTACAGTCAGGCAGAAAAGCTATTAGGCAATTTTGATGTGAGCATTAAAAATCTATATGACGCTTTGGAGTATGCAACTCCTACCAATAAAGAGTTGAATGGACAAATTTACGCACTGATAGGAGCACTCTATTGCAAACTGACCGACTACAACAAAGCGATCGAAATGAGTGAGAAAGCCATCTCAATTTTTAAATCCATCGGAGATTCCATTTCTATCGCACTATGCTACAATGATCGTGGCATCATCCATTATTCCATGAATGAGTTCAAAACAGCTGAACAATTCCTTAAACAAGCCCTTACAATAAACCGCAGTCAGAAAAATTTAAGAGGGATATCCGCCAATTTGAATAATTTATGCTTATATGAGGGTGATTTTAATGAAAAGCTAAGTTTAATTAATGAGGCCATTGTCATCAACAAGAACTTGAATTCTCAATGGTCATTAGGGGAAAACTATAACAATATGGGAAAGCAATACTTCTATGCAAAGCAATACAACAATGCTTTGATGGCTTTACAAAAAGCATACGAAGTCGCTTCTTCCATTAGTGCCAAAGAACTGATTTGTGATAATTACGAATATTTATCTTGGGTATACGATGCCCTTGGAGACCATAAAAACGCTTATAAATGCCTGATGCAACTATATACTCTCAGCAAAGAGTTGCAAAGTGGAAGTAAATTACGCATCGTAGAACAGGAAATTTCCCATAAACAATATCAAAACCAACAAAGGAAAGCAGAACTAAGAGAACAAGCTTATAAAATAGAACTGCTGAAACGGAATCTGTTTGTACTAGTAATCATATTCATCTCATTGATAGTACTCAGTATATTTCTATACCAATGGTATAAACGCAAAAAGAATATGCAGTTAATGGTTACCCGCTATAATCTGGAGCAATCGGAACATGAATTGGCAGAACTTAAAGTACGACAGCAAGAACTCGAATTAAAATCTGTCCAAAGTGCATTAGACAACAGTCGTCAGGAAGCTACCAGTTTTGCTGTATTCCTGCATAGCCGTAATGAATTGCTAGAGAAAATCAGAGAAATGATAAAGCAAGGATATAAGATGGACCAACAAGCATTGATTCCTCATCTGAAGAAAGTCAATGCCTTCATCAGCCAATATCAGAATGGAGATAAAACGAACAGCACCTTGCTGATGAATGTTGAAGAAAAGAACCAGGAGTTCCTTCAACGGCTATCCGAACGGCATCCTAATTTAACACAAGGAGAAAAATATCTAGCTACTTTATTACGGGTAAATCTATCTACCAAAGAAATCTCAATGCTCACAGGAAATGTTCCCAAAACAATCAACATGAATCGATATCGTTTACGTAAATCTCTAAACTTATCTTCGGAGGATGACTTGACAGACTATCTACAAAATATTTAA
- a CDS encoding ribonuclease HII, with amino-acid sequence MLLPYLNKDLIEAGCDEAGRGCLAGSVYAAAVILPVDFKNELLNDSKQLTEHQRYALREIVEREALAWAVGVVTPEEIDEINILNASFLAMHRAVDQLKIRPQHLLIDGNRFKKYQDLPHTTVVKGDGKYLSIAAASILAKTYRDDYMNGLHKEYPFYDWNSNKGYPTKKHRAAIREYGTTPYHRMTFNLLGTDPQLEIPF; translated from the coding sequence ATGTTATTACCTTATTTGAATAAAGACCTGATAGAAGCCGGTTGTGATGAGGCGGGTAGGGGATGTCTGGCAGGATCTGTATATGCAGCTGCTGTTATTTTACCTGTAGATTTTAAGAATGAATTGCTGAATGATTCCAAGCAACTGACGGAGCATCAGCGTTATGCGCTGCGAGAGATTGTGGAAAGGGAAGCATTGGCATGGGCTGTAGGTGTAGTGACTCCTGAAGAGATAGACGAGATAAATATCCTTAATGCGTCTTTTCTGGCAATGCATCGTGCTGTGGATCAATTGAAAATTCGTCCTCAACATTTATTGATTGATGGGAATCGTTTTAAAAAATATCAGGATTTACCGCATACTACAGTGGTAAAAGGAGATGGAAAATATCTGTCTATTGCTGCTGCATCTATTTTGGCGAAAACCTATCGTGATGATTATATGAATGGTCTGCATAAAGAATATCCTTTTTATGATTGGAATAGTAATAAAGGTTATCCTACTAAAAAGCATCGTGCGGCTATTCGTGAATATGGAACAACGCCATATCATCGGATGACTTTTAATTTGTTGGGGACAGATCCCCAATTAGAGATTCCTTTCTAA
- the fucP gene encoding L-fucose:H+ symporter permease: protein MKDTDQPILHKDGVSYVLPFILVTCCFALWGFANDITNPMVKAFSKIFRMSVTDGALVQVAFYGGYFAMAFPAAMFIRKYSYKAGILLGLGLYAVGALLFFPAKMTGNYYPFLLAYFILTCGLSFLETSSNPYILSMGTEATATRRLNLAQSFNPMGSLLGMYVAMNFIQAKLNPMDTAERAQLNPMEFAIVRDADLSVLIAPYLTIGIVIFVMFLIIRFTKMPKNGDQSHGINFGPTLKRIFSIHHYREGVVAQFFYVGAQIMCWTFIIQYGTHLFMSQGMEEKAAEVLSQEYNIIAMVIFCISRFVCTFILRYLNPGKLLAILAIAGCCFTAGVIFFQDIWGMYCLVAVSACMSLMFPTIYGIALTGLGDDAKFGAAGLIMAILGGSVLPPLQASIIDMNTIWNMPAVNVSFILPFICFVVITIYGHRSYQRGKY from the coding sequence ATGAAAGATACAGATCAACCCATCCTGCACAAAGATGGAGTCAGCTACGTGCTACCATTTATATTAGTCACCTGCTGCTTCGCCCTGTGGGGATTCGCCAATGATATCACCAATCCGATGGTGAAAGCGTTCTCGAAAATCTTTCGGATGAGTGTTACCGATGGCGCATTGGTACAAGTTGCTTTTTATGGCGGATACTTCGCCATGGCTTTTCCGGCAGCAATGTTCATCCGGAAATATTCTTATAAAGCTGGCATCCTGTTAGGGTTAGGCCTCTATGCCGTAGGAGCCTTATTATTCTTCCCCGCCAAAATGACCGGCAATTATTATCCGTTTCTACTAGCCTATTTTATCCTGACTTGTGGACTTTCTTTCCTCGAAACCAGTTCTAATCCTTATATCTTGTCCATGGGAACGGAAGCTACCGCTACCCGACGCCTCAACTTGGCTCAATCATTCAATCCCATGGGGTCTTTATTGGGAATGTATGTAGCCATGAACTTTATCCAGGCAAAGCTGAATCCAATGGATACGGCAGAACGAGCTCAACTGAATCCGATGGAGTTTGCAATAGTGAGAGATGCGGATCTTTCCGTACTCATCGCTCCTTATTTAACAATCGGTATTGTCATCTTTGTGATGTTTCTCATTATCCGTTTTACTAAGATGCCTAAAAATGGTGACCAATCCCACGGCATCAATTTCGGGCCGACTTTGAAACGTATTTTCTCCATTCATCATTACCGTGAGGGAGTCGTGGCACAGTTCTTCTATGTAGGTGCGCAAATTATGTGTTGGACCTTTATCATTCAATATGGTACACATCTGTTCATGTCACAAGGTATGGAAGAAAAAGCCGCCGAAGTGCTGTCACAAGAATACAACATCATTGCGATGGTTATTTTCTGTATCAGCCGCTTTGTCTGTACCTTCATCTTACGCTACCTCAACCCAGGTAAATTATTGGCCATACTTGCCATTGCGGGTTGTTGCTTCACCGCCGGAGTCATCTTCTTCCAGGATATCTGGGGTATGTACTGCCTGGTAGCTGTTTCAGCCTGTATGTCATTAATGTTCCCCACGATCTATGGCATAGCGCTTACCGGATTGGGAGATGATGCAAAGTTTGGAGCAGCCGGCCTGATTATGGCTATTTTAGGAGGTTCCGTACTTCCTCCTTTACAAGCAAGTATTATTGATATGAATACCATTTGGAATATGCCAGCCGTAAATGTTTCATTTATCCTGCCATTTATCTGCTTTGTGGTTATTACGATTTATGGACACCGCTCTTACCAGCGAGGGAAATATTGA
- the fucI gene encoding L-fucose isomerase: MKKYPKIGIRPTIDGRQGGVRESLEDKTMNLAKAVAELISSNLKNGDGSPVECVIADSTIGRVAESAACAEKFEREGVGATITVTSCWCYGSETMDMHPHWPKAVWGFNGTERPGAVYLAAVLAGHAQKGLPAFGIYGHDVQDLDDNTIPADVAEKLLRFARAAMAVANMRGKSYLSFGSVCMGIAGSIVDPDFFQEYLGIRNESVDETEILRRMEEGIYDHEEYAKAMAWTEKYCKPNEGEDFKNRPEKRKTREEKDADWEFIVKMTIIMRDLMVGNPKLLEMGFKEEAIGHNAIAAGFQGQRQWTDWKPNGDFSEALLNTTFDWNGIREAYVLATENDACNGVAMLFGHLLSGCGQMFSDIRTYWSPEAVKRVTGKELTGMAKNGIIHLINSGATTLDATGESHNEAGEPCMKPNWEMTEADVEACLKATTWYPADRDYFRGGGFSSNFLSKGGMPVTMMRLNLVKGLGPVLQLAEGWTVDIDPEIHQVLNMRTDPTWPTTWFVPRLCDKPAFRDVYSVMNNWGANHGAISYGHIGQDLITLASMLRIPVCMHNVEDDKIFRPASWNAFGMDKEGSDYRACSTYGPIYK, encoded by the coding sequence ATGAAAAAGTATCCTAAAATCGGGATTCGTCCCACTATCGACGGTCGCCAGGGTGGTGTCCGCGAAAGCCTTGAAGACAAGACTATGAACCTGGCAAAAGCTGTTGCCGAACTGATTTCATCTAACTTGAAAAACGGTGACGGAAGCCCCGTAGAGTGTGTAATAGCAGACAGCACCATCGGTCGTGTAGCCGAAAGCGCTGCTTGTGCCGAGAAATTCGAACGCGAAGGAGTAGGGGCCACCATTACCGTAACCAGTTGTTGGTGCTATGGCTCCGAAACAATGGATATGCACCCGCACTGGCCGAAAGCAGTCTGGGGATTCAACGGTACAGAGCGTCCGGGAGCCGTTTATCTGGCTGCCGTATTAGCCGGGCACGCACAGAAAGGGCTGCCTGCATTCGGTATTTACGGACACGATGTACAAGATTTGGATGACAACACGATTCCGGCTGATGTGGCAGAGAAACTATTGCGTTTCGCCCGTGCCGCCATGGCTGTAGCCAATATGCGCGGAAAAAGCTATCTTTCTTTCGGTAGTGTCTGCATGGGTATCGCCGGCTCTATTGTCGATCCTGACTTTTTCCAGGAATATCTGGGAATACGTAATGAAAGCGTGGACGAAACTGAGATCCTGCGCCGTATGGAAGAAGGAATCTATGACCATGAAGAATATGCCAAGGCAATGGCCTGGACTGAAAAATATTGCAAGCCCAACGAAGGGGAAGACTTTAAGAACCGTCCCGAAAAGCGCAAAACCCGTGAAGAGAAGGATGCCGACTGGGAATTTATTGTAAAAATGACTATCATCATGCGTGACTTGATGGTGGGCAACCCGAAATTGCTTGAAATGGGATTCAAAGAAGAAGCTATCGGCCATAATGCCATCGCAGCCGGCTTCCAGGGACAACGCCAATGGACTGACTGGAAACCAAACGGTGACTTCAGTGAAGCACTGCTTAACACCACTTTCGACTGGAACGGTATTCGCGAAGCATACGTTCTGGCTACCGAAAATGATGCTTGCAATGGTGTTGCCATGTTATTCGGTCACCTGCTGAGTGGTTGTGGACAGATGTTCTCCGACATCCGTACTTACTGGAGCCCCGAAGCGGTGAAACGTGTTACCGGCAAAGAACTTACCGGAATGGCTAAAAACGGTATCATCCATCTTATCAATTCTGGTGCAACCACTCTGGACGCTACCGGTGAGAGCCATAATGAAGCGGGAGAGCCCTGCATGAAACCTAACTGGGAAATGACTGAAGCCGATGTAGAAGCTTGTCTGAAAGCTACAACCTGGTATCCGGCAGATCGCGACTATTTCCGTGGAGGCGGTTTCTCTTCCAATTTCTTGTCTAAAGGCGGTATGCCTGTCACCATGATGCGTCTTAATCTGGTAAAAGGCTTAGGCCCGGTATTGCAACTGGCAGAAGGCTGGACAGTAGATATTGATCCGGAAATCCATCAGGTACTGAACATGCGTACAGACCCCACATGGCCTACTACTTGGTTTGTACCCCGCCTATGCGATAAACCTGCATTCCGTGATGTGTATTCAGTAATGAACAACTGGGGAGCCAACCACGGCGCTATCAGTTATGGACACATCGGACAGGATTTAATTACTCTGGCATCTATGCTACGTATTCCTGTTTGTATGCATAATGTAGAAGACGACAAGATTTTCCGCCCGGCATCATGGAATGCTTTCGGTATGGATAAGGAAGGTTCTGACTACAGGGCTTGCTCAACTTACGGACCTATTTATAAATAG